The DNA segment TCCAGCTGGTATGACGGATAGAGCCCGCGTTCATACATGAAAGCAAACACCTTGCCATGCAGCTGGATAGCCTTGTCCAGATGCTTATGGAATGTTTCTCTTAACTGGGGAGTAGCCGTTTCGGTAATCGCAATCGCATAATTGCGCACAGCGGTCTTGGCAAATCCAAGCAGCTGCCCGGCATAAAAGGCGGTCATCTCATCCCCGGCGCTTTTTCGCATGGCGGTTGGCGCTTGCGGGTAGTACCCCAGCAGGTCCTGCAGGTTGCTTTCGATCCCTTGGATCGCTTCCGCATAGAGCCCTTTCAACTGAGGATCCTTCACATCGTTCCGATTCATCTTGAAGTTGACCAAGTGGTTCGCTTGATAAGCGACAAGCTCATGCATCTCCAACGTCTCATGCCAGGCGAGGTGCTGCTGATGGGATTGCCTGTTGGTTGCGTACAAGTAATATCCCTCCATAACTGTGATAGGATACCTTATGCACCAAGGTCCTAGGCGGAACATTGTCTTTCCAGGACGAACTTATTTTTCCGTAACCGGAACGACAATTGTGCTGAAGAGCGAGCCGTCCACGTAAGCATCCAGCTTCC comes from the Xylanibacillus composti genome and includes:
- a CDS encoding spore coat protein; this encodes MHELVAYQANHLVNFKMNRNDVKDPQLKGLYAEAIQGIESNLQDLLGYYPQAPTAMRKSAGDEMTAFYAGQLLGFAKTAVRNYAIAITETATPQLRETFHKHLDKAIQLHGKVFAFMYERGLYPSYQLDQLLAADVKNAKNALSL